The DNA segment AGCATCTCTCTCAGCCGGTTGCGTATTGACCCTGGCTCGGCGTGCTGGCGGGAGCGCAGAAGCGCTTGAGCAGAGCGGCCGCGACGAAACCGGAGAGGATGGCTCCCAGGAAGATCGCCAGGATGCACATCGTGATCGCGCCCTGGGGAGCGCCGGCGACTCCCATCAACGTCGCGAGGGCCGGGCCGACGTTGCGCGTGCAGATGCCGAGAGTCATCGGGGCTTTCTGGTCGTAGGAGAGTCCGAACCCGAGCAGGTAGGCCGCGAACCCCAGAACGGCGTAGTACAGGATCTGGGTGGCGATCGCATAGGCCCCGACCGCACCGACGATCTCGACCCGGTACAGCCAGAGCAGGTCGGCGCAGAGGATGAGCGTATTGATGCCCGTCACCTTCTTGACGATGGGCGCGGCCTTCTCCGCGAACGGCTCGGCGGCGCGCCGAATCGCCGCTCCGATGACCATCGGGACGACGATGAAGAACAGGAGCGGTTTGGCGATGGTCCAGGGATCCGCCGTGAATCCCTTCAACAACCAAGGCACCATGAACGGCATCAGCACTACCGTTCCGGCATAGGCCAGCAACATGAAAGCCGACATGTAAGCCAGGCTCCCGCCGGATTTCCTCATCATCACCGGGATGGCCGGCGAGCACGGCGCCATCCCCAGAAGCACCAGCCCGAGGGCGTACGGTTCCGCCAGGGGAATGAGCTTCGTGAGCAGCACGGCGAGCGCCGGACCGATGACGAAACACCACACCAGCGTGGTCACCACGAAGCGCAGGTTGCGGAGGGCGGCGAAGGCTTGAGGAACCTCGAGCCGAAGCCCCACCTCCAGGAGGTTTCCGACCATGAAGATGACGATGGTGACGTTCAGCAGAGTTTGAAGCATCGCAGTCAGTCCTTCGTTCGGTTCGCCCCTGACATCCCGGCGATCCACGGCGGAGTAGACACCCGGCCGGCAACCGCTGGTCGCCTGTCGCCTCCGCGTTGGAGCGTGCCGAGGCCAATGTGAATAAGATCTGCTTCGGACACAAGAGGACTCGGGTCTAACCCCAGCGTGCCTCCATAAGCATCTCTTGCATCATCCTTGAAGACGGGAAATCCCTTCATGCCGCCCTCGGTTGGCAGCCTTCGCAAGGCTTCCCGGATAGCGATGCGAAGAGTCTTCTCAACAGGCAAAGCTCTGAAGAATGTTCTGAAGACATGAATAATGTTCTGACGGACAAGAGCCTTGTGATCTTCTCGACTCCACTCTGGTGAGTTC comes from the Thermoanaerobaculia bacterium genome and includes:
- a CDS encoding bile acid:sodium symporter → MLQTLLNVTIVIFMVGNLLEVGLRLEVPQAFAALRNLRFVVTTLVWCFVIGPALAVLLTKLIPLAEPYALGLVLLGMAPCSPAIPVMMRKSGGSLAYMSAFMLLAYAGTVVLMPFMVPWLLKGFTADPWTIAKPLLFFIVVPMVIGAAIRRAAEPFAEKAAPIVKKVTGINTLILCADLLWLYRVEIVGAVGAYAIATQILYYAVLGFAAYLLGFGLSYDQKAPMTLGICTRNVGPALATLMGVAGAPQGAITMCILAIFLGAILSGFVAAALLKRFCAPASTPSQGQYATG